The Pseudomonadota bacterium genome includes a region encoding these proteins:
- a CDS encoding alpha/beta fold hydrolase, with amino-acid sequence MTILLHGSGWHSRYFLPLAGFISSEGLSQVYTPDLRGHGHSPERRGDVDYIGQLEDDLLDFIAMIPKDNPKAMLILGGHSSVGGLAVRFAGSKYGHAYLLLSPYLQYNAPTVRHNSGGWARPYTKRIIGLIMLNNVGIRLFNYLNVMDFNMPKEVRDGTETLSYSYRLNTSYAPRNYKKDLSAIKQPLLVIVGTEDEAFSAGQFEPVVSKYTKGQVKLLDGVKHLNLVVSTEVLLVIKEWLEGLGTQ; translated from the coding sequence GTGACAATTCTGTTACATGGCTCAGGCTGGCATAGCCGGTATTTCCTGCCTTTAGCCGGGTTTATCAGCTCTGAAGGATTATCGCAGGTTTATACCCCGGATTTACGGGGACATGGGCATTCTCCTGAAAGACGTGGCGACGTAGACTATATTGGCCAGTTGGAAGATGATCTATTAGACTTTATTGCCATGATCCCAAAGGATAACCCGAAGGCAATGCTTATTTTGGGTGGCCACTCGTCCGTAGGAGGACTGGCTGTACGTTTTGCAGGCAGCAAATACGGGCATGCCTATTTGCTTCTGTCCCCCTATCTCCAATACAATGCACCTACCGTACGTCACAACTCCGGGGGGTGGGCTCGTCCTTATACAAAGCGCATCATTGGGCTGATCATGCTCAATAATGTTGGGATTCGCCTGTTTAATTATCTGAACGTTATGGACTTCAACATGCCCAAAGAAGTGCGTGATGGGACAGAAACCCTTTCATACTCTTACAGACTAAATACTTCATATGCACCTCGTAACTATAAGAAAGACCTTAGCGCCATAAAACAACCCTTGTTAGTTATCGTCGGTACAGAAGATGAAGCCTTTTCTGCCGGGCAATTTGAGCCGGTTGTTTCTAAATATACAAAAGGGCAGGTAAAACTATTGGATGGAGTAAAACATTTAAATCTTGTTGTTAGCACTGAAGTACTGCTTGTTATAAAGGAATGGCTGGAAGGTCTTGGCACACAATAA
- a CDS encoding site-2 protease family protein — translation MIVSIIAFAVVFSSVVLIHEFGHFIAARIAGVKVYEFSVGFPFSPRLITLFRHKETEFTLRLLPLGGFVSFSKDGDDEAKELMDTSFLSRTLIFSAGSLCNIAFACIIFIPVFIMGKNLSFLDALLLSTKTVYEILSGTILFILNILSGNGTMEGLSGPVGIAAMAGKAATKGALSLLFFTGALSMSLGVMNLFPFPALDGGQLFLLFVESIIKKPLAPKIYQMANLIGITLFIILTMFVTYKDIVKLIT, via the coding sequence TTGATAGTTTCAATCATCGCATTCGCCGTCGTATTTTCATCAGTCGTGCTTATTCATGAATTCGGTCATTTTATCGCTGCAAGGATAGCCGGGGTCAAGGTTTATGAGTTTTCAGTAGGCTTCCCTTTCAGTCCACGATTGATTACGCTTTTCCGTCACAAAGAAACAGAATTTACCTTGCGCCTACTTCCTCTCGGTGGATTTGTAAGTTTTTCAAAGGATGGCGATGATGAAGCCAAGGAATTGATGGACACCTCGTTTTTGAGTCGGACACTAATTTTTTCGGCAGGGTCATTATGTAATATCGCCTTTGCATGTATCATTTTTATTCCTGTTTTTATAATGGGCAAAAACCTTTCTTTTTTAGATGCCCTTTTACTAAGCACTAAAACTGTTTATGAAATACTATCGGGAACCATCCTCTTTATTCTGAACATCCTTTCCGGAAACGGTACAATGGAAGGATTATCAGGACCTGTAGGCATAGCCGCCATGGCAGGTAAAGCTGCAACCAAAGGGGCACTGTCTCTCTTATTTTTCACTGGGGCATTAAGCATGAGTCTTGGCGTGATGAATCTTTTTCCCTTCCCGGCCCTGGATGGAGGTCAGTTGTTCCTCCTCTTCGTTGAATCCATTATAAAAAAACCTCTGGCGCCAAAAATATATCAAATGGCCAATTTAATTGGTATAACATTGTTTATTATTCTCACTATGTTCGTGACATATAAGGACATTGTTAAACTGATAACATGA
- a CDS encoding Xaa-Pro peptidase family protein, which yields MLEQIGAFEKVPKQDLLNRIDGLKSLMAEAKMGFALIWENVDRFYFTGTMQKGILVVPVDREPLFFIEQSAERAKMETSLDFMHVKNDKEIWEILGNKGFLKGTAGLELDVLPVATFERMKRGIGFGRHADVMPLIRELRIVKSPFEIEQIKMSGRMLSYVFKSAKDVVREGVTELDIDAMLVAEGRKLGHQGFLRMRGVNQEMMTLTAQSGFTGAVATYADVPIAGAGVTPAVPQGSSFKKVERGIPVTIDYGGGYNGYITDETRTFVVGKLKELFKKPYETTRAIIEDTEAWGREGVECTEIFSRAYRLVKKAHLQDYFMGHGEGQVSFIGHGLGLEINELPVITARHSRVLKEGMVFAFEPKFIIPGEGAIGVEVDFIVRQHCFERVTGDSIDIVYV from the coding sequence ATGTTAGAACAAATTGGAGCATTTGAAAAGGTTCCTAAGCAGGATCTGCTGAACAGAATCGACGGTCTGAAAAGCCTTATGGCAGAAGCCAAGATGGGTTTTGCCCTGATTTGGGAGAATGTGGATAGATTCTATTTTACAGGTACCATGCAAAAGGGCATTCTTGTCGTACCTGTAGACCGGGAGCCCTTGTTTTTCATTGAGCAAAGTGCGGAAAGGGCAAAGATGGAAACATCCCTTGACTTTATGCATGTAAAGAATGATAAGGAAATCTGGGAGATACTTGGTAATAAGGGGTTTTTAAAGGGTACGGCAGGTTTGGAACTGGATGTGCTGCCGGTAGCTACTTTTGAAAGAATGAAGAGGGGAATTGGTTTTGGTCGTCATGCAGATGTGATGCCTCTTATCAGGGAACTGAGAATTGTAAAGAGCCCATTTGAGATTGAGCAGATAAAGATGTCCGGTAGGATGCTGTCCTATGTTTTCAAGTCGGCAAAAGATGTTGTCCGTGAAGGGGTTACTGAACTTGATATCGATGCTATGCTGGTTGCTGAAGGTAGGAAGCTCGGACATCAGGGATTCCTCCGGATGCGCGGGGTCAACCAGGAGATGATGACGCTTACAGCACAATCAGGATTTACCGGCGCAGTTGCTACATATGCAGATGTGCCCATTGCAGGAGCAGGGGTGACACCAGCTGTGCCGCAGGGCTCGTCATTTAAAAAGGTGGAGAGGGGAATCCCTGTCACAATCGATTATGGCGGAGGGTATAACGGTTACATTACTGATGAAACAAGGACTTTTGTAGTAGGGAAACTTAAGGAACTTTTTAAGAAGCCTTACGAGACTACCCGGGCAATAATAGAAGATACGGAAGCCTGGGGCAGGGAAGGGGTTGAATGCACCGAGATATTTTCACGGGCATATCGCCTGGTAAAAAAAGCACACTTGCAGGATTATTTTATGGGGCATGGAGAAGGACAGGTTTCCTTTATCGGCCACGGCTTAGGTCTTGAAATCAATGAATTGCCTGTTATTACAGCAAGACATAGCCGTGTACTTAAAGAGGGGATGGTGTTTGCCTTTGAGCCAAAATTTATCATTCCAGGTGAGGGGGCAATAGGGGTAGAAGTTGATTTTATTGTCAGGCAGCATTGTTTTGAGCGGGTAACGGGAGATTCAATAGATATTGTTTACGTGTAG
- a CDS encoding ATP synthase F0 subunit B — protein MTGGSESWLSWVFKFVNFAILVGVLIKFAGKPFKDYFINRHNTVKDKLEEAERVLREAQEMKATYENRLECLNEEIGEFKKAVLEDAEKEKKRIQDEATAFASKLREQATLTYTQEAKEVSDRIKEEIVRLTMEQAEKLVKERLTKEDHNRMVEEFIEKMGSLN, from the coding sequence ATGACCGGTGGTTCTGAATCATGGCTGTCCTGGGTTTTTAAATTTGTGAATTTTGCAATACTTGTAGGGGTCCTGATAAAATTTGCCGGTAAACCTTTTAAGGATTATTTTATAAACAGACATAATACAGTTAAAGATAAACTTGAAGAAGCAGAGAGGGTACTCAGGGAAGCCCAGGAAATGAAGGCAACTTATGAAAACAGGCTTGAATGTCTCAATGAGGAGATAGGGGAATTCAAGAAGGCAGTGCTTGAAGATGCTGAAAAAGAGAAAAAGAGAATACAGGATGAAGCCACGGCTTTTGCCTCCAAACTCAGGGAACAGGCAACACTTACATACACACAGGAAGCAAAGGAAGTAAGTGACAGGATCAAGGAAGAAATAGTAAGACTTACGATGGAGCAGGCAGAAAAGCTTGTCAAGGAAAGACTTACAAAGGAAGACCATAACAGAATGGTGGAAGAGTTTATCGAAAAAATGGGGAGCCTAAATTGA
- the atpH gene encoding ATP synthase F1 subunit delta: MISQSIAKRYAKGLFAVGEKNGKYREYLTAMETILEVFNKEQQLGKTLMLPILEMEKRKGLLGDIMKACDAPLPLANMFSMLLEKNRMGYIHLIKNVYSELVDEKEGRIRGTLYTAYPLIDTMKSRIEAELKRKLQKDVVLQIIEDRTLIGGVKVNVKGTIIDGSVKQQLETLKENILKE, from the coding sequence TTGATAAGTCAATCAATTGCAAAAAGATATGCAAAAGGTTTATTTGCCGTTGGGGAAAAAAACGGCAAATACAGAGAATACCTGACAGCCATGGAGACCATACTTGAAGTTTTTAATAAGGAGCAGCAACTGGGAAAAACCCTGATGCTCCCGATTCTTGAAATGGAAAAGAGAAAAGGGCTTCTTGGAGACATCATGAAAGCCTGTGATGCGCCGCTTCCATTGGCAAATATGTTCAGTATGCTCCTTGAAAAGAACAGGATGGGGTATATTCACCTGATAAAAAACGTTTATAGTGAACTTGTGGATGAAAAGGAAGGGCGGATAAGAGGAACCCTTTATACGGCATACCCTCTTATTGACACAATGAAAAGCCGAATTGAAGCCGAATTGAAAAGGAAATTGCAAAAAGACGTGGTTCTTCAGATTATTGAAGACAGAACGCTAATAGGTGGGGTTAAGGTTAATGTAAAGGGAACTATCATAGACGGTAGCGTAAAACAACAGCTTGAAACGTTAAAGGAAAATATTTTGAAGGAGTAG
- the atpA gene encoding F0F1 ATP synthase subunit alpha yields MEIRADEISRIIEQKIMGFERELNLQETGVIISVGDGIARIYGLQNAMAGELLEFPQGIAGMVLNLEEDNIGAVIFGEDYKIKEGDLAKRTGRIAQVPVGESLIGRVVDGLGNPIDGKGPIKAKEFRNVEQIAPGVVVRQPVKEPIQTGIKAIDAMIPIGKGQRELIIGDRGTGKTVVAIDTIINQKGNDVFCIYVAIGQKRSSVARTVDLLTSYGAMEYTTVMAATASDPAPLQYLAPFAGTSMGEYFRDTGRHALIVYDDLSKHAVAYRQISLLLRRPPAREAYPGDIFYLHSRLLERASKWDDAHGGGSLTALPIIETQAGDVSAYIPTNVISITDGQIYLEPELFYAGVRPAINIGISVSRVGGNAQIKAMKQVAGRLRLELAQYREMAAFAKFGSDLDKATQALLARGSRLTELLKQGQYVPVPVEKQIILMYAGANGYIDGYPESELKRYEQELFRFVEEKHPDLITEIREKKQIDTSVEDKLNSVLDQFRDKFTY; encoded by the coding sequence ATGGAGATCAGGGCAGACGAGATAAGCAGGATTATAGAGCAGAAGATAATGGGTTTTGAAAGGGAATTAAATCTACAGGAGACGGGTGTAATCATTTCTGTCGGTGATGGTATTGCGAGGATTTATGGACTTCAGAACGCCATGGCAGGAGAGCTTCTTGAATTCCCGCAAGGCATAGCCGGTATGGTCTTGAATCTCGAAGAAGACAATATCGGCGCCGTTATTTTCGGCGAGGATTATAAAATTAAAGAAGGGGATCTGGCAAAAAGGACAGGCAGGATTGCCCAGGTTCCGGTTGGCGAATCCCTTATAGGCAGAGTTGTTGATGGCCTCGGAAACCCGATTGATGGAAAAGGCCCTATCAAAGCAAAGGAGTTTAGAAATGTCGAGCAGATAGCTCCTGGGGTTGTAGTCAGGCAACCTGTCAAGGAGCCCATTCAGACAGGTATTAAGGCTATTGATGCAATGATACCGATTGGAAAGGGACAAAGAGAACTGATCATCGGCGACAGGGGGACAGGGAAAACTGTCGTTGCTATAGATACGATAATAAACCAGAAAGGAAATGACGTCTTTTGCATATATGTGGCCATAGGACAGAAGAGGTCCTCTGTTGCAAGGACGGTAGACCTCCTAACCAGTTATGGCGCAATGGAATATACAACGGTTATGGCTGCAACTGCAAGCGATCCGGCACCACTTCAGTATCTGGCGCCTTTTGCAGGCACTTCAATGGGCGAATATTTCAGAGATACAGGAAGACATGCACTTATCGTATATGATGATCTTTCAAAGCATGCTGTTGCATACAGGCAGATATCGCTTCTGCTGCGTCGTCCGCCGGCAAGGGAGGCATATCCGGGCGATATTTTTTATCTTCATTCAAGGCTGCTGGAGCGGGCGTCCAAGTGGGATGATGCACATGGGGGTGGTTCTTTGACAGCGCTTCCAATCATTGAAACCCAGGCAGGCGATGTCTCTGCATATATACCTACAAATGTTATCTCCATTACGGATGGCCAGATATACCTTGAACCTGAACTTTTTTACGCAGGCGTCAGACCTGCCATAAATATTGGAATCTCGGTATCGAGGGTTGGCGGCAATGCCCAGATAAAAGCGATGAAACAGGTTGCGGGACGATTAAGGCTTGAACTTGCCCAGTACAGGGAGATGGCTGCCTTTGCCAAATTCGGGAGTGACCTTGATAAGGCTACTCAGGCCCTTCTTGCAAGAGGATCACGTCTGACAGAACTTTTAAAACAGGGGCAGTACGTACCGGTTCCTGTTGAGAAACAGATTATATTGATGTATGCCGGCGCGAACGGGTATATTGATGGATATCCTGAGAGCGAGCTAAAAAGATATGAACAGGAACTGTTCCGGTTTGTGGAAGAAAAACATCCGGATCTAATTACGGAAATCAGGGAGAAGAAACAGATTGACACATCTGTTGAGGATAAGCTTAACAGCGTACTTGATCAGTTCAGAGATAAATTTACCTATTAA
- the atpG gene encoding ATP synthase F1 subunit gamma, protein MATLRDIKRKIGSINSTRTITRTMKMVSASKLRRAQEDLEKIRAYALKMEELTARVITRVPKEIHPLLAEREEIKKVLVVSMASDKGLCGGFNMNIGLQAETFVIQNRDKYERIGIYVFGKKVKDYLQRRKADIVKDWTDIRKINQDFAHTMADDLIKLYMEGEFDKVYLGHNHFHSAAQQIPVFEEFLPLKTSGKPEGIDYLYEPERDKIIEALIPKYISTKIYFALLDSQTSEHAARMAAMENATSNCGEMINYLTLVYNKRRQESITNEMMDIVGGAEALRGT, encoded by the coding sequence ATGGCAACGCTAAGGGATATAAAAAGGAAGATTGGCAGTATAAACAGTACCCGGACGATTACGAGAACTATGAAGATGGTTTCTGCCTCGAAATTGAGAAGGGCACAGGAAGACCTGGAGAAAATACGGGCATATGCCTTAAAAATGGAAGAGTTGACTGCAAGGGTTATAACAAGGGTCCCGAAAGAGATCCATCCGCTCCTTGCCGAAAGGGAAGAGATAAAGAAGGTACTTGTTGTTTCTATGGCGTCAGACAAAGGTTTGTGCGGCGGTTTTAATATGAATATCGGTTTGCAGGCAGAAACGTTTGTAATACAAAACAGGGATAAATATGAGCGTATAGGCATATATGTCTTTGGAAAAAAAGTTAAAGACTACCTCCAGAGAAGAAAGGCCGACATTGTAAAAGACTGGACTGATATTCGAAAAATTAACCAGGACTTTGCGCATACCATGGCCGATGATCTGATAAAGCTATATATGGAAGGTGAATTCGATAAGGTATATCTTGGACATAATCACTTCCACTCTGCGGCACAGCAGATCCCTGTATTTGAAGAGTTTCTTCCTTTAAAGACTTCCGGTAAACCGGAAGGTATCGATTATCTGTATGAACCGGAAAGGGACAAAATCATCGAAGCCCTCATCCCGAAATATATCAGTACAAAGATTTACTTTGCCCTTCTGGATTCCCAGACATCGGAACATGCTGCAAGAATGGCTGCCATGGAAAATGCTACAAGCAACTGTGGCGAGATGATAAATTATCTTACCCTTGTATATAATAAACGAAGACAGGAAAGCATAACCAATGAGATGATGGACATTGTTGGCGGTGCCGAAGCTTTGAGAGGAACATAA
- the atpD gene encoding F0F1 ATP synthase subunit beta, whose protein sequence is MNLEVKGNIVQVIGTVVDIKFPSDNLPPIYGAIYITNPSINDTRENLVLEVAQHIGDSNVRCIAMNTTDGLMRGQEAVYKGAQISIPVGNEILGRVLNVIGEPVDGGGAVSAKMKYPIHRPAPTLIMQNTKVELLETGVKVIDLLEPYSKGGKVGLFGGAGVGKTVIIMEMIHNIATHHGGISVFGGVGERTREGNDLWLEMKQSGVIDKCALVYGQMTEVPGARARIGLTALTAAEYFRDEEGQDVLLFIDNIFRFTQANSEVSALLGRMPSAVGYQPTLATDLGELEERITSTLKGSITSVQAIYVPADDLTDPAPATTFAHLDATTVLSRQISELGIYPAVDPLDSTSRILDPKVVGDEHYSVAREVQRILQKYKELQDIIAILGMDELSENDKLVVARARKIQRFLSQPFFVAEAFTGQQGRYVALKDTIKGFKEIAEGKYDELPEQAFYMVGTIEEAVEKAKQFMGD, encoded by the coding sequence ATGAACTTGGAAGTTAAAGGAAATATTGTACAGGTCATAGGAACGGTAGTGGATATAAAGTTTCCCTCTGATAACCTTCCTCCGATATATGGAGCAATATACATAACAAATCCGTCGATAAACGATACTCGCGAGAACCTTGTCCTTGAGGTTGCCCAGCACATTGGAGACAGCAATGTACGCTGTATTGCCATGAATACGACAGATGGATTGATGAGAGGGCAAGAAGCTGTATATAAGGGCGCACAAATAAGCATCCCTGTGGGCAATGAGATACTCGGTAGGGTGTTGAATGTCATTGGGGAACCGGTGGATGGAGGCGGGGCCGTTTCGGCAAAAATGAAATATCCTATACACAGGCCTGCGCCGACACTTATCATGCAGAATACGAAGGTCGAGTTGCTGGAAACGGGCGTCAAGGTCATTGATCTCCTTGAACCGTATTCAAAGGGCGGGAAGGTGGGGCTCTTTGGCGGCGCCGGTGTGGGTAAAACAGTTATTATCATGGAGATGATACATAATATTGCCACGCATCATGGCGGCATATCCGTCTTTGGTGGTGTGGGGGAACGGACAAGAGAAGGCAACGACCTCTGGCTTGAGATGAAACAGTCAGGCGTTATTGATAAATGTGCACTTGTTTACGGGCAGATGACAGAGGTGCCAGGCGCCCGTGCAAGGATAGGGCTTACAGCGCTGACCGCAGCAGAATATTTCAGGGATGAGGAGGGACAGGACGTACTGCTCTTTATTGATAACATATTCAGATTTACTCAGGCAAATTCAGAAGTATCGGCGTTACTTGGCAGAATGCCCTCCGCAGTCGGTTACCAGCCGACGCTTGCAACAGATCTCGGTGAACTTGAAGAGAGGATTACATCAACACTGAAGGGCTCAATTACCTCTGTTCAGGCTATCTACGTACCTGCAGATGACTTAACCGACCCGGCTCCGGCAACAACATTTGCACACCTTGATGCGACTACAGTGCTTTCAAGGCAGATTTCAGAGCTCGGTATATACCCTGCCGTTGACCCCCTTGATTCAACAAGCAGGATCCTTGACCCGAAGGTTGTCGGTGATGAACATTACTCCGTAGCGCGTGAGGTTCAGAGAATACTTCAGAAGTACAAAGAATTGCAGGATATTATTGCTATCCTTGGTATGGATGAGCTTTCAGAAAACGATAAGCTTGTTGTTGCACGTGCCAGAAAGATTCAGAGATTTCTGTCCCAACCTTTCTTTGTTGCAGAGGCATTTACCGGTCAGCAGGGCAGGTACGTTGCATTAAAGGATACAATCAAAGGCTTTAAAGAAATTGCAGAAGGAAAATATGACGAGCTTCCGGAACAGGCGTTCTATATGGTTGGTACAATAGAAGAGGCAGTTGAAAAAGCTAAACAATTTATGGGGGATTAA
- a CDS encoding F0F1 ATP synthase subunit epsilon: MVSMLNIEIVTPEKLLVREEVDMVEATGELGEFGILPGHIKFLTTIGIGEIRYMKAGKTRHIATSGGFGEVIEDKVTFLVDTAEFAEEIDLERAKNAKDRAESVLKDISIDTADDFKVHEMALQRAISRISAASKRI, translated from the coding sequence ATTGTGAGTATGCTTAATATTGAAATCGTAACCCCTGAGAAACTGCTTGTGCGCGAAGAAGTCGACATGGTGGAAGCAACTGGGGAACTTGGCGAGTTCGGCATTCTCCCCGGCCATATAAAATTTCTGACAACTATTGGTATCGGTGAAATCCGTTATATGAAAGCCGGCAAAACAAGACATATTGCAACGAGCGGAGGTTTCGGGGAAGTTATTGAAGATAAGGTTACTTTTCTCGTTGATACCGCAGAATTTGCAGAAGAAATAGATCTTGAGCGCGCAAAAAATGCAAAGGATCGTGCAGAGTCTGTCCTTAAAGATATATCTATAGATACAGCCGATGATTTTAAGGTACATGAAATGGCATTACAACGGGCAATATCAAGGATATCGGCAGCTTCAAAGAGAATTTAA